From Bacillus sp. FSL K6-3431, the proteins below share one genomic window:
- the folD gene encoding bifunctional methylenetetrahydrofolate dehydrogenase/methenyltetrahydrofolate cyclohydrolase FolD has protein sequence MAAKIIDGKEISTQIRKELEQEVKALTEAGIRPGLAVILVGNNPASRTYVTSKQKSCKAIGMESLLIEFPEDIKEQTLLEKIEELNEQNNIHGILVQLPLPAHISDEKVIETISPEKDVDGFHPVNIGKMMTGQDTFLPCTPFGVLKMLKHMQIPIAGKHAVIVGRSNIVGKPAGQLLLNENATVTYCHSKTQDLAAFTTKADIVIAAVGIAKMIKAEHIKEGAVVIDVGMNRDENGKLCGDVDFEDVKEKAGYITPVPGGVGPMTITMLLFNTVKSAKNNLQKKTQS, from the coding sequence ATGGCAGCAAAGATTATTGATGGAAAAGAAATTTCAACGCAAATTCGCAAAGAATTAGAACAGGAAGTAAAAGCACTTACAGAGGCTGGAATTAGACCTGGACTTGCGGTCATTTTAGTTGGCAATAATCCTGCATCAAGAACCTATGTTACTTCAAAACAAAAAAGTTGCAAGGCAATCGGAATGGAATCTCTACTCATAGAATTTCCAGAGGATATCAAGGAACAGACTCTTTTGGAAAAAATTGAAGAGTTAAATGAGCAAAATAACATACATGGCATTTTAGTTCAGCTTCCGTTGCCAGCACATATTTCTGATGAAAAAGTAATTGAAACAATCTCGCCTGAAAAAGATGTGGATGGTTTCCATCCCGTGAATATTGGGAAAATGATGACTGGACAGGATACATTTTTGCCGTGTACGCCTTTTGGTGTTTTAAAAATGCTCAAACATATGCAAATACCAATCGCTGGGAAACATGCTGTGATCGTGGGAAGAAGTAATATAGTCGGTAAACCTGCGGGTCAATTATTGCTAAACGAAAATGCTACAGTTACATATTGTCATTCAAAAACACAAGATCTTGCGGCCTTCACTACAAAGGCTGATATAGTCATTGCCGCTGTTGGTATAGCAAAAATGATCAAAGCTGAACATATTAAAGAAGGCGCAGTAGTCATAGATGTAGGCATGAACAGAGATGAAAATGGGAAATTATGCGGTGATGTTGATTTTGAAGATGTTAAAGAAAAAGCGGGCTATATCACGCCCGTTCCTGGCGGCGTTGGGCCAATGACTATAACAATGCTTTTGTTTAATACAGTGAAATCAGCAAAAAATAATTTACAAAAAAAAACACAATCATAA
- a CDS encoding polyprenyl synthetase family protein, translating into MTLSIGEFTKQYKTLIDNALLSTIERLEAPEVLKEAMDYSLKAGGKRIRPLLLLSAIAAFDKEPASGLTAAVSIEMIHTYSLVHDDLPSMDDDDLRRGKPTNHIVYGEAMAILAGDGLLTHSFQLIADDKTWDAETKVKLISLLARCAGPEGMVGGQTSDIQGENKHLDMEELEYIHRHKTGKLLTFSVLAGAIIGGATNEQLSLFEKYAHHLGLAFQISDDILDIEGNEQIMGKPVGSDTGKTKSTYPSILTLDGAKKHLSDHMEAAKNTLKEIDLQTTLLEQITDLIEGRDH; encoded by the coding sequence TTGACATTAAGCATCGGAGAATTTACAAAACAGTATAAAACACTGATAGATAATGCACTGTTGTCAACAATCGAGAGGCTAGAAGCGCCTGAAGTCCTTAAAGAAGCGATGGACTACTCATTAAAAGCTGGAGGGAAAAGAATTAGGCCCTTATTGTTACTTTCTGCAATTGCAGCATTTGATAAAGAGCCTGCAAGTGGACTTACAGCAGCTGTATCGATAGAGATGATTCATACATATTCACTCGTCCATGATGATCTACCTAGTATGGACGATGATGATCTTAGGCGCGGAAAACCAACAAATCATATTGTTTACGGTGAAGCAATGGCGATCTTAGCGGGAGATGGATTATTAACCCATAGTTTTCAATTAATCGCTGATGATAAAACGTGGGATGCTGAGACGAAGGTGAAACTAATCAGTTTACTAGCTAGATGTGCGGGTCCTGAAGGTATGGTTGGTGGACAAACCTCCGATATTCAAGGAGAAAATAAACACTTGGACATGGAAGAATTAGAATATATTCATCGCCATAAGACTGGAAAATTACTAACATTTAGCGTCTTAGCTGGAGCAATAATTGGTGGTGCAACGAATGAACAATTATCATTATTTGAGAAATATGCTCATCATTTAGGCCTCGCATTTCAAATTAGTGACGACATACTGGATATCGAGGGTAATGAACAAATAATGGGAAAACCAGTTGGTAGTGATACTGGAAAAACGAAAAGCACTTATCCATCCATTTTAACATTAGATGGTGCCAAGAAGCATTTATCGGATCATATGGAAGCGGCGAAAAACACATTGAAAGAGATCGACCTCCAGACCACATTACTGGAACAAATAACAGATCTTATTGAGGGCCGAGATCATTGA
- a CDS encoding Asp23/Gls24 family envelope stress response protein, translating into MEESMNMLEMTQDNEQSHGKIEIAPEVIEVIAGIAASEIEGVAQMRGNFASGVVERLGKKNHGKGIRVELAEEGIKVDVFCLMNFGVSIPTIAQKVQDNIRQTLYNMTALDVEEVNVHIVGVAFENQRQEMVDEIEEQ; encoded by the coding sequence ATGGAAGAGAGTATGAATATGCTTGAAATGACACAAGATAATGAACAAAGCCATGGTAAAATTGAAATAGCACCAGAGGTAATTGAAGTTATTGCTGGAATCGCTGCATCGGAAATCGAGGGTGTAGCACAAATGCGTGGCAATTTCGCTTCAGGTGTGGTTGAGCGACTTGGAAAGAAAAATCATGGCAAAGGTATTAGAGTGGAGCTTGCGGAAGAGGGAATCAAAGTAGATGTCTTTTGCTTAATGAACTTTGGGGTATCCATTCCAACTATAGCTCAAAAGGTACAAGATAACATCCGTCAAACTTTGTATAATATGACGGCACTTGATGTAGAAGAAGTAAATGTTCACATCGTTGGCGTTGCCTTTGAGAACCAACGTCAAGAAATGGTTGATGAAATAGAAGAACAGTGA
- the xseA gene encoding exodeoxyribonuclease VII large subunit: protein MQTPQYLTVKSLTKYIKRKFDADPYLADVLVKGEISNFKKHSSGHMYFTLKDDKARIMAVMFAGSARTMKFLPENGMNVLVKASVTVYESSGQYQLYIKEMQPDGVGELFLAYEQLKEKLEKEGLFDPMHKQKLPFYPQTIGIITSPTGAAVRDVIITIKRRYPIGKILLIPALVQGENASRSIAEAINKANENSEIDVLIVGRGGGSIEELWAFNEEVVAHAIYQSKIPIISAVGHETDFTIADFVADVRAATPTAAAELAVPHIEELLERLMNRKSRLFSSMGQHIRFRKSQLESIQRSYMIKNPQKLYEQRWEQLDRMTERLHYGNRNIFGQKKDRFTQLESLLKRNHPSKKLIMSVDRYNAVKRRLTNEARSIFKHKAREFTGKMATLEALSPLSILQRGFSIAYTDESHILKSVEQVATGEKIEVNVTDGSLICTINHIKKGEENE from the coding sequence ATGCAAACGCCGCAGTATTTAACAGTCAAGTCCTTAACTAAATATATAAAGCGAAAATTTGATGCAGATCCATATCTTGCAGATGTATTAGTCAAAGGTGAAATATCTAACTTTAAAAAACATTCTAGTGGTCATATGTATTTTACTTTAAAAGATGATAAAGCAAGAATTATGGCTGTTATGTTTGCAGGTTCTGCACGAACAATGAAGTTTCTGCCGGAAAACGGGATGAACGTTCTTGTTAAAGCAAGTGTTACTGTATATGAATCATCTGGACAATATCAATTATATATTAAAGAAATGCAGCCTGATGGTGTAGGAGAACTATTTTTAGCTTATGAGCAATTAAAAGAAAAATTAGAAAAAGAAGGTTTATTTGATCCCATGCACAAACAAAAGCTACCTTTCTATCCACAGACAATTGGGATTATTACATCGCCAACTGGAGCGGCGGTTAGGGATGTTATTATAACTATCAAACGTCGCTATCCTATTGGGAAGATCTTGCTTATTCCTGCGCTTGTGCAAGGAGAAAATGCATCTCGTTCCATTGCAGAAGCAATAAATAAGGCGAATGAAAATTCCGAAATCGATGTATTAATCGTTGGCAGAGGTGGAGGTTCCATAGAAGAACTTTGGGCTTTTAACGAAGAGGTTGTTGCACATGCCATCTATCAATCGAAAATTCCTATTATTTCCGCAGTCGGTCATGAAACGGATTTTACAATTGCGGATTTTGTTGCTGATGTGCGAGCAGCAACGCCAACTGCAGCAGCAGAACTTGCTGTTCCTCATATAGAAGAATTATTAGAGCGGTTAATGAACCGAAAAAGTAGACTGTTTAGTAGTATGGGGCAACATATCCGTTTTAGGAAGAGTCAGTTAGAGTCAATTCAGCGTTCTTATATGATAAAGAATCCTCAAAAGTTATATGAACAAAGATGGGAGCAACTTGATAGGATGACAGAAAGGCTGCACTATGGAAATAGAAATATTTTCGGACAAAAAAAGGATAGATTCACACAGCTTGAAAGCCTACTGAAACGCAACCATCCATCGAAAAAATTAATAATGAGTGTGGATAGATATAACGCAGTAAAAAGGAGACTTACCAACGAAGCACGTAGTATATTTAAGCATAAGGCTAGAGAGTTTACTGGGAAAATGGCCACATTGGAGGCATTAAGTCCATTAAGTATCTTGCAACGTGGATTTAGTATTGCTTATACAGATGAAAGTCATATTTTAAAAAGCGTGGAGCAAGTAGCGACAGGCGAAAAAATAGAAGTGAATGTCACTGATGGCAGTTTAATTTGTACGATTAATCATATAAAAAAGGGTGAGGAAAATGAGTGA
- the ahrC gene encoding transcriptional regulator AhrC/ArgR, translated as MTKGQRHIKIRELIGTKEIETQDELVERLKNENYNVTQATISRDIKELHLVKVPLIDGRYKYSLPADQRFNPLQKLKRALTDSFVGIDYSENLLVMKTLPGNAQAVGALIDHLDWGEIMGSICGDDTCLIICRTAEDASVVNDKLIEML; from the coding sequence ATGACAAAAGGTCAAAGACATATAAAAATCAGAGAGCTGATAGGAACAAAGGAAATCGAAACGCAGGATGAGCTTGTAGAACGCTTGAAAAACGAAAATTATAACGTCACACAGGCAACCATATCAAGGGATATTAAAGAACTACACTTAGTCAAAGTTCCATTAATTGATGGACGTTATAAATATAGTTTGCCTGCAGATCAACGATTTAATCCACTGCAAAAACTAAAACGGGCATTAACTGATTCCTTTGTTGGAATTGACTATTCAGAAAATTTACTTGTAATGAAAACATTACCTGGAAATGCGCAAGCTGTGGGTGCACTAATCGACCACCTGGATTGGGGCGAAATTATGGGTTCGATATGTGGAGATGATACATGTCTGATTATATGTAGAACAGCTGAAGATGCAAGTGTAGTCAATGATAAACTCATTGAAATGTTATAA
- the dxs gene encoding 1-deoxy-D-xylulose-5-phosphate synthase yields MDLLTIKDPSFLKKMNNDELEKLSSEIRNFLIERLSLTGGHIGPNLGVVELTLALHKCFDSPKDKILWDVGHQSYVHKILTGRGDQFDTLRQYKGLCGFPKMSESEHDVWETGHSSTSLSAAMGMAIARDIKGDSSYVIPVIGDGALTGGMALEALNHIGHEQKDMIVVLNDNEMSIAPNVGALHNILGKLRTAGKYQWAKDELEYLLKRIPAVGGKLAATAERVKDSLKYLLVSGVFFEELGFTYLGPVDGHDYDDLFENLQYAKKTKGPVLLHVITKKGKGYSPAESDKIGTWHGIGQYKIETGDLIKAVNTPPAWSAVVSETVRTLAREDNRIVAITPAMPVGSKLENFAKEFPDRMFDVGIAEQHATTMAAGLATQKMKPFLAIYSTFLQRAYDQVLHDVCRQNLNVFFAIDRAGLVGADGETHQGVFDVAFLRSLPNMVLMMPKDENEGQHMVNTAVQYDDGPIGLRIPRGNGYGVPMDENLQIIPIGSWEILKTGNDAVILTFGTTIPMAMEAAKRLEKQGIMIRVVNARFIKPMDEKMLHQILENNLPILTVEEAVLQGGFGSAVMEFAHDQGYHHAIIERIGIPDNFIEHGSVKELLKEINMTSESIVSKINAILPQKIKRA; encoded by the coding sequence TTGGATCTATTGACAATTAAAGACCCTTCATTTCTGAAAAAAATGAATAATGATGAATTAGAAAAATTAAGTTCAGAAATCCGTAATTTTTTAATAGAAAGACTTTCCCTAACAGGTGGGCATATTGGTCCGAATCTGGGAGTGGTTGAATTAACACTTGCACTGCATAAATGCTTTGATAGTCCTAAAGATAAAATACTTTGGGATGTGGGACATCAATCATACGTTCATAAAATATTAACTGGCAGAGGGGATCAATTCGACACTCTCCGGCAATATAAGGGATTATGTGGTTTTCCGAAAATGTCTGAAAGTGAGCATGACGTCTGGGAAACTGGGCATAGCTCTACATCGCTATCAGCAGCAATGGGCATGGCAATCGCTCGTGATATTAAAGGTGATTCATCGTACGTTATACCAGTAATAGGAGATGGCGCCTTAACAGGTGGCATGGCATTGGAAGCATTGAATCATATCGGACATGAACAAAAAGATATGATTGTTGTATTAAATGATAATGAAATGTCCATTGCACCCAATGTTGGTGCTCTACATAATATCCTTGGAAAACTTAGGACAGCTGGAAAGTACCAATGGGCTAAAGATGAACTGGAATATTTATTGAAAAGAATACCAGCTGTTGGTGGCAAACTAGCTGCAACTGCTGAAAGAGTAAAGGATAGTTTGAAGTATTTACTTGTTTCTGGTGTGTTTTTCGAGGAACTCGGATTTACTTATTTAGGTCCGGTTGACGGTCATGATTACGATGATTTATTTGAGAATCTTCAATATGCAAAGAAAACAAAAGGTCCTGTATTATTACACGTGATAACAAAAAAAGGCAAGGGCTATAGTCCAGCTGAATCAGATAAAATTGGTACTTGGCATGGTATTGGTCAATATAAAATAGAAACAGGCGATTTAATCAAGGCTGTTAATACACCTCCAGCATGGAGTGCTGTTGTAAGTGAAACTGTTCGGACGCTTGCAAGAGAAGATAATCGGATTGTCGCGATTACACCTGCAATGCCTGTCGGATCAAAGCTCGAAAATTTTGCAAAAGAATTTCCCGACCGAATGTTTGACGTGGGCATTGCTGAGCAACATGCAACGACCATGGCGGCTGGATTAGCAACACAGAAAATGAAACCATTTCTCGCCATTTATTCCACATTTCTTCAAAGAGCATATGACCAAGTTTTACATGATGTTTGTAGACAAAACTTAAATGTATTTTTTGCTATTGATAGGGCGGGGCTGGTCGGTGCAGATGGGGAAACACATCAAGGTGTTTTTGATGTTGCGTTTTTAAGAAGTCTGCCGAATATGGTATTAATGATGCCGAAGGACGAAAACGAAGGGCAGCATATGGTCAATACTGCTGTTCAATATGATGATGGACCCATTGGACTTAGAATTCCGCGTGGGAATGGGTACGGCGTTCCTATGGATGAGAATCTACAAATCATACCTATCGGTTCATGGGAAATATTAAAAACTGGCAATGATGCGGTGATTCTTACTTTTGGGACGACAATTCCGATGGCAATGGAAGCAGCTAAGAGATTAGAAAAGCAAGGAATCATGATACGAGTTGTCAACGCGCGATTTATTAAGCCAATGGATGAAAAAATGCTCCATCAGATTTTAGAGAATAATTTGCCGATCTTAACAGTCGAAGAGGCAGTGCTTCAAGGTGGATTCGGTAGTGCTGTAATGGAATTTGCTCATGATCAAGGGTACCATCATGCAATAATCGAGCGAATAGGCATACCTGACAATTTTATTGAACATGGATCTGTAAAAGAATTATTAAAAGAAATAAATATGACATCTGAAAGTATCGTATCAAAAATCAATGCGATTTTACCGCAAAAGATAAAAAGGGCGTAG
- the recN gene encoding DNA repair protein RecN, with the protein MLQELSIKNFAIIDEISVSFNKGLTVLTGETGAGKSIIIDAVHLLVGGRGSSEFVRHGEKKAEIEGLFYLDEKHPCFAKASEFGIEIEEGMLILRRDIAQSGKSVCRINGKLVTIAVLREIGSTIIDIHGQHEHQELMDESLHLHLLDQFGKEEIGKALYDYQEIFVEYDQTAKQMKQLTENEQQMAHRLDLLQFQLQEIQAANLKLNEDEELMGEKGRLTNFEKIFAAIKSGYEGLQGEQRAMDYIGHAMGHLETASDLDDHYVEILDSVATSYYALEDVVGTLRSELDKLEFDPMRLNEVESRLDEINQLKRKYGTTVEEIIEFSAKVEEEIELIINRDVRINQLESKLSSLKEDLLLEGKQLSDLRKKWSKRLTKAIHHELKQLYMDKTIFEPIFKASANEVSFKQDGIDEVAFYISTNPGEPLKPLSKVASGGELSRMMLALKTIFSKHQGITSIIFDEVDTGVSGRVAQSIAEKIHQVSSHSQVLCISHLPQVAAMADTHLLISKNINAGRTKTNLCILNKEEKIKEIGRMISGVEITTVTKEHAKELLEIAYTIKKT; encoded by the coding sequence TTGTTGCAAGAACTGTCCATTAAAAATTTTGCAATCATTGATGAAATTTCGGTTTCATTTAATAAAGGATTAACGGTTTTAACTGGAGAAACTGGTGCGGGAAAATCAATCATTATCGATGCTGTTCATCTACTCGTAGGAGGGCGCGGTTCTTCCGAGTTTGTTCGGCACGGCGAGAAAAAGGCAGAAATCGAAGGGTTATTTTATTTGGATGAGAAGCATCCATGCTTTGCTAAAGCAAGTGAATTTGGAATTGAAATCGAAGAGGGTATGCTCATTTTACGTCGTGATATAGCGCAATCAGGGAAAAGTGTTTGTCGCATTAATGGGAAACTTGTAACGATTGCTGTTTTGCGTGAAATAGGTAGTACGATCATCGATATCCATGGTCAACATGAACATCAAGAATTAATGGATGAATCATTACATCTTCATTTATTAGATCAATTTGGCAAAGAGGAGATTGGTAAAGCATTATATGACTATCAAGAAATCTTTGTTGAATATGATCAAACCGCTAAACAAATGAAGCAACTTACTGAAAATGAACAGCAAATGGCGCATAGGCTAGACCTGCTCCAATTTCAGCTACAGGAAATACAAGCGGCAAATTTAAAACTAAACGAAGATGAAGAACTAATGGGCGAAAAGGGTCGCCTGACTAATTTTGAAAAAATATTTGCAGCGATTAAATCGGGTTATGAAGGATTACAGGGTGAGCAGCGAGCCATGGATTATATTGGACATGCAATGGGGCATTTGGAAACTGCTTCTGACCTCGATGACCATTATGTGGAAATATTAGACTCTGTCGCAACTAGTTATTATGCTCTTGAAGACGTAGTTGGTACGTTAAGATCAGAATTGGATAAACTAGAATTTGATCCAATGCGATTAAACGAAGTGGAGTCTAGGTTAGATGAAATTAACCAACTAAAACGAAAATATGGCACAACTGTAGAAGAGATCATTGAATTCAGTGCAAAAGTTGAAGAAGAAATCGAATTAATAATAAATCGAGACGTTCGAATTAATCAGCTCGAATCAAAGCTGTCATCCTTAAAAGAAGATTTACTCTTGGAAGGAAAACAATTAAGCGATTTACGAAAAAAATGGTCGAAAAGATTAACAAAAGCGATTCATCATGAATTAAAACAGCTCTATATGGACAAAACAATATTTGAACCCATATTTAAAGCTTCCGCAAATGAAGTCTCTTTTAAACAAGATGGAATAGATGAAGTAGCCTTTTATATTTCAACAAATCCTGGAGAACCATTAAAGCCGCTTTCAAAAGTAGCTTCAGGAGGAGAATTATCCAGGATGATGTTGGCACTTAAAACAATTTTCTCCAAGCATCAAGGAATTACATCGATTATTTTTGATGAGGTTGATACAGGAGTGAGTGGAAGAGTAGCACAATCAATAGCCGAGAAAATTCACCAAGTATCTTCGCATTCACAAGTGTTATGCATTTCACATTTACCTCAAGTGGCTGCTATGGCTGATACACATTTATTGATATCTAAAAATATTAATGCTGGAAGAACAAAAACCAATCTTTGCATATTAAACAAAGAAGAAAAAATAAAGGAAATTGGGAGAATGATTTCCGGAGTGGAAATCACTACTGTCACAAAAGAACATGCGAAAGAATTGTTAGAAATTGCCTATACGATAAAAAAAACTTGA
- the xseB gene encoding exodeoxyribonuclease VII small subunit gives MSDTLTFEEAMEQLDIIVQKLEEGDIPLEEALANYQKGMELSKICHDKLKNAEEQLTTVLTDNGEETFRLQEEDKD, from the coding sequence ATGAGTGATACATTGACATTTGAAGAAGCGATGGAACAATTAGATATTATCGTTCAGAAACTGGAAGAAGGCGACATTCCTTTAGAAGAAGCATTAGCTAACTATCAAAAAGGGATGGAGCTATCTAAAATATGCCATGATAAACTAAAAAATGCAGAAGAGCAGCTTACAACAGTTCTTACGGACAATGGAGAAGAAACGTTTCGCCTGCAAGAGGAGGATAAAGATTGA
- a CDS encoding TlyA family RNA methyltransferase: MKAKKQRLDILLVERGLSETREKAKRAIMAGIVFSNEMRLDKPGEKVNEDIELVIKGKTMPYVSRGGLKLEKALQAFEIKMDGKVLIDIGASTGGFTDCALQNGALMSYAIDVGYNQLAWKLRQDERVIVMERTNFRYVEPADLGKGVPNISTIDVSFISLTLILPVLKHLLATGSDVIALIKPQFEAGKGQVGKKGIVREKNIHEDVITKIKDFSLAQGYNVLNLSYSPITGGEGNIEFLIHLGWDGKTDQSGSNKLLDTVSDIVNEAHENFKK, from the coding sequence ATGAAAGCAAAAAAACAAAGGCTTGATATATTATTAGTGGAACGTGGTCTTAGTGAAACACGAGAAAAGGCAAAGCGGGCTATAATGGCAGGTATTGTTTTTTCAAATGAAATGAGACTTGATAAACCTGGTGAAAAAGTAAACGAAGATATCGAATTAGTTATTAAAGGGAAAACAATGCCGTATGTAAGTCGTGGTGGATTGAAGCTTGAAAAGGCTTTGCAGGCATTTGAGATCAAAATGGATGGTAAAGTATTGATTGATATCGGCGCCTCAACTGGTGGGTTTACGGACTGTGCGCTGCAAAATGGTGCATTGATGTCATATGCGATTGATGTGGGCTATAATCAATTAGCATGGAAACTCCGTCAAGATGAGCGTGTGATTGTAATGGAAAGAACGAATTTTCGTTATGTTGAACCAGCTGATTTAGGAAAAGGCGTGCCAAATATATCTACTATTGACGTTTCGTTTATTTCATTAACGCTAATTTTACCTGTACTTAAGCATTTATTAGCAACAGGGAGCGACGTTATCGCTTTAATAAAGCCACAGTTTGAAGCAGGAAAAGGCCAAGTTGGAAAAAAAGGGATTGTTCGTGAAAAAAATATTCATGAGGACGTAATTACGAAAATCAAAGACTTTTCCTTGGCACAAGGTTACAATGTGTTAAATCTCTCTTATTCACCAATCACTGGTGGTGAAGGGAATATTGAATTTTTAATTCATCTAGGTTGGGATGGTAAAACAGACCAATCCGGATCCAATAAATTGCTTGACACAGTATCAGATATCGTAAATGAAGCACATGAAAATTTTAAAAAATAA
- the spoIVB gene encoding SpoIVB peptidase, whose amino-acid sequence MYERIRKLTGGILLVSLIMLAFYEPFQQYIKIPSSITMFEGDEEIITKSGSVAVSTASTNINTAFTEDEQAISLQGTNAGEDKLILEFAGFPVKEVDVNILKDFKILPGGQSIGVKLNTLGVLVVGHHLVATANEKVSPGEDANIKVGDIITTIDGEKIEEMVDVAPFVEEAGKKGKSLLFTIQRGQEKIETSIKPMLDDKTKAYKLGLYIRDSAAGIGTMTFYDPKSKKYGALGHVISDMDTKKPIVVEDGQIVKSTVTAIEKGKNGAPGEKLARFSADSGIIGNITLNSPFGIFGKLNQSVKNGIIDKPMPIALSHQVKEGPAKILTVVDGNEVEEYDIEIVSTIPQKFPATKGMVLKVTDPTLLSKTGGIVQGMSGSPIIQEGKIVGAVTHVFVNDPTSGYGVHIEWMLHEAKINIYEKESQKAS is encoded by the coding sequence ATGTATGAACGCATAAGAAAATTAACTGGTGGAATTCTCCTTGTTTCACTGATCATGTTGGCTTTTTATGAGCCATTTCAACAATATATTAAAATTCCCTCCAGCATTACAATGTTCGAAGGGGATGAAGAAATAATTACCAAAAGCGGTAGCGTTGCTGTATCTACAGCTTCTACAAATATAAATACAGCATTTACCGAAGATGAGCAAGCTATTTCTCTACAGGGAACGAATGCTGGTGAAGATAAATTAATATTGGAATTTGCTGGTTTTCCTGTCAAAGAAGTCGATGTAAATATCCTTAAAGACTTTAAAATACTACCAGGTGGGCAATCGATTGGTGTTAAATTAAATACATTAGGGGTATTAGTGGTAGGACATCATCTTGTAGCAACAGCAAATGAAAAAGTATCACCAGGAGAAGATGCAAATATTAAAGTTGGTGATATTATTACAACAATTGACGGTGAAAAAATTGAGGAAATGGTCGACGTTGCTCCTTTTGTAGAGGAGGCTGGAAAGAAAGGAAAGTCTCTTTTATTTACAATTCAACGTGGCCAAGAAAAAATAGAAACATCGATAAAACCGATGTTAGACGATAAAACAAAAGCATATAAATTAGGTTTATATATTCGTGATTCTGCTGCTGGTATTGGAACAATGACTTTTTATGATCCCAAATCGAAAAAATACGGCGCACTTGGTCATGTAATTTCCGATATGGATACAAAAAAGCCAATCGTCGTTGAGGATGGACAAATTGTAAAATCTACTGTGACAGCGATAGAAAAAGGGAAAAATGGCGCGCCAGGAGAAAAACTAGCCAGGTTTTCTGCTGATAGTGGAATAATTGGGAATATCACGTTAAACAGTCCGTTTGGCATTTTTGGCAAGCTAAATCAATCCGTTAAGAATGGAATTATTGATAAGCCAATGCCGATAGCGTTATCTCATCAGGTGAAAGAAGGTCCTGCAAAGATTTTAACAGTAGTCGATGGAAATGAAGTAGAGGAATATGACATTGAGATAGTAAGTACCATTCCACAAAAGTTTCCAGCTACAAAAGGAATGGTTTTGAAAGTGACTGATCCAACCTTATTAAGTAAAACTGGAGGTATCGTACAAGGCATGAGTGGCAGTCCAATTATTCAAGAAGGTAAAATAGTTGGCGCTGTGACACATGTGTTTGTAAATGACCCTACTTCAGGCTATGGTGTGCATATTGAGTGGATGCTTCATGAAGCTAAAATAAATATATATGAGAAAGAATCACAAAAAGCGAGCTGA
- the nusB gene encoding transcription antitermination factor NusB, giving the protein MKRRIAREKALQAMYQIDMSEADPAEALKNVLEDESPDPFLQKLVEGTVANLEEIDQEISKHLERWTIDRLAKVDVSILRIGAYELLYTDDVPQNVVINEAIEIAKLFGDEKSGKFVNGILSKVKGEEQ; this is encoded by the coding sequence ATGAAAAGAAGAATAGCGCGAGAAAAGGCATTGCAGGCAATGTACCAAATTGATATGAGTGAGGCAGATCCCGCTGAAGCGCTTAAGAATGTGTTGGAAGATGAAAGTCCTGATCCATTTTTACAGAAATTGGTGGAAGGGACAGTTGCTAACCTAGAAGAAATTGATCAGGAAATCAGTAAGCATTTAGAACGCTGGACCATTGATAGATTGGCAAAGGTTGATGTAAGTATTTTAAGAATTGGTGCGTATGAATTACTATATACTGATGATGTACCACAAAATGTTGTAATCAATGAGGCAATTGAAATCGCAAAGCTCTTTGGTGATGAAAAGTCAGGTAAATTTGTGAATGGCATTTTATCCAAAGTAAAGGGTGAGGAGCAATAA